In Chelonia mydas isolate rCheMyd1 chromosome 10, rCheMyd1.pri.v2, whole genome shotgun sequence, a single window of DNA contains:
- the MOSMO gene encoding modulator of smoothened protein isoform X1 — protein MDKLTIISGCLFLAADIFAIASLANPDWINTGESAGALTVGLVRQCQTIHGRDRTCIPPRLPPEWVTTLFFIIMGIISLTVTCGLLVASHWRREATKYARWIAFTGRFGIQKWLRTKGRSLGSWLYSHSADHLLQPQGRGRKKYTSGPWWSYTSDIFGLPPRLYRVLVLWIYGPHYSKKGNFQ, from the exons ATGGACAAATTGACCATCATCTCAGGATGCCTCTTTCTGGCCGCCGACATCTTCGCCATCGCGAGCCTGGCGAACCCGGACTGGATCAACACCGGGGAGTCCGCGG GTGCACTCACAGTTGGCCTTGTGCGACAGTGTCAAACCATCCATGGACGTGACAGGACCTGTATTCCTCCACGGCTGCCTCCTGAGTGGGTCACCACATTATTTTTCATCATTATGGGAATCATTTCACTGACTGTCACATGTGGTTTGCTAGTGGCTTCCCACTGGCGAAGAGAAGCTACTAAATATGCCCGCTGGATAGCATTCACTGGAA GGTTTGGTATCCAGAAGTGGCTGAGAACCAAGGGAAGATCTTTGGGATCCTGGCTTTATAGTCACAGTGCTGAtcacctgctgcagccccagggtaGAGGAAGAAAGAAGTACACCTCTGGACCATG GTGGAGCTACACCTCGGATATATTTGGTCTGCCTCCAAGGCTGTATAGAGTCCTAGTGTTATGGATCTATGGCCCTCATTACTCCAAGAAAGGAAATTTCCAG